Part of the Antedon mediterranea chromosome 6, ecAntMedi1.1, whole genome shotgun sequence genome, CTACAATAAATGCAGGAATCGCCAGACCTTAACGTTGACATACGGACAGGAcacaagaagaagaagaataaagaaagaacaaatacaAGTGACATAACTTACATGAGTTTTCAAAACTCTCCATTCTGGTTTCACGGACTCGAATGTTTCTCCTTCAATGCTATTCTTTAATAATCCAAATTCAAACTTTATAATTCCATTTGCATTACCAATGGCCGATAAAGGGCGTCCTGCTGGATGTGCCTCTGAATCGTAAGCTTCCTGGAATGTGACGTCATCATCCGATATAATTGCCAGTAACAGATTTTGGTCCACGTGTAGTTGATTTATGAAGTGACCATTCCATGATAACGTTACCTATCACAAATGTaaccattttattattataaaaaaaattccaattttattttttaaccatAAAATTGTGTTATCAATATCATGTCTGTTATTATTTAGAattcattattagtattatttttatttatggtaTTTTTAAAAGATCATTAATTAActgtataataacaatatttatattaaggtaataaataaaataaacgtgATTCATACATTTTCATATGCTTTTACGGACACGTCTGAGTTATTGTTGAATCTCTTGCCACTAATTGTTAAATATATAGGTTTATCTTCCACGGTAGTGATTTCACTTTGGTTGTCATAAATAATACATCGTCGTGCATTGCGAACATTTCCCGCAACATCGTTGACAGTTAGTATGATACAGTAGACACCTttagcaaaatataaaaaacaacatttttgttttgaacAATGATATCAAAGAAATTAATGTCTATGGACACACGGATTAAAACTGTGTATGCACACGATGACCTAGTTTCAGGATTATGACATTTTCTACTCATTCTCTAAGCCTGAAATACGAAAAAAATCGTCACCGTCACCACGAAGTGGTATGTATGTATATCAAACTCTATGTTTTCACAAAATCTTAACTTTCAAATatcattaattaactaattaaattaattaggcaATATCAAAAAACACCATCATGGAATTTGCGTTTTTAGGAAGTGacacaatttattaaatacCCGTATGTGGTGCTTGCCCAGTGCACACGCGTAATGAATTTTGCGCGTTTGTTTACAGTTTTGGCCTAGCCTACAGCCTAGCTAGGAGGATCTGGTTGCACACTCCAGAACAGTGCATTTCAAGTGACACTAACTGCATTAGTGTCACTTCGTAAGCGTAAACTACGCAGGGAAATGAATTTTTCGGTTTCACGAAGTGACACTAATGATTAACTTTAATTTACttggtaattaattaatatgattaaaattaaattaaagtaatgGGTAGCTGGATTGTCTAACATtgtatgtatttaaattaaaaatcttaGTGACATTTTTTGAGGACGAAATCGTGTGTGAAGCTCGTTTCTTCAATCGCGTTTTTCTCGAAACGCTGTTTTTATCAATTACGCggttagtgtcacttcgtgGTGTCGACGACGAATTATTTGTTTACCCACCCTATAATTTGCGAGTGTCtggctgttggatgagtatcgaaaataaaaacacaatgaGAAATGAAAAGAATAAAGAACTCACCAGGCGACGGAAGTGGTGTAAACGTTACTTGGTATTCATCACCACTTTGTCTATACTTTAAAGGACCAAATTCATTATCTGGAATTAAGATATCATTTCTGGCTGCCATTTTATAAATGCGACAGTTGTAAGACGGCCGTGGTCTTAACCCTGAAATATAGTCAACCCATGACGTCCAACGAATATCAACCTCATTCTAGAAGGAATCATATCATTACcgtgtatattataatttttcaaCATAATTGATATATATGTGCGGTCAACTTTAGAATACATTGTTtccatttatataataaacaatggtTCTTACTAATCTCGTATAAGGCTCGCCGACATCTAATGCATTCCCAACGCATGGCACAACTCCTTGTACAGAACAATGTGTAGGCGGTTCAGTATCAATTTTTACATTCACATACATAGTTATACTTTGTCCTTGATAATATTCCCGGTCGGTTGTTTCATTCCCAGTATTTGAAAAGTCATAGTTTTTCCGTTCAATATATCCACCATTGGTTGCATTTGCTGAGAAGAATAAACTGAAATCCGCAGATATATTACTATCACTATTATAAGTTTTAAGACAAGTTTTTTTTAAGTTTACAATTTGCGATTGCTCAAAATTTGGAAGGATAAAATGCTACTAAAGTCTGTCGTTGCATATTTTTGCTgcataataattcaaaatgtgTATATTTCTACGTTATTATTCGCCTAGCAGACCATCCTAACTTTGCTTTAAGTCATTGATTTTGCTAAGTACATttgttaaaataacatatttcaCTTAAGCCCTTTCAAGTATCTTGACATGAACAGGAGGATTGATGATGTCTTAATTCTAAGTTCTAATAAGTAATTGATACCAACCTGTCATCGTGTTGAAGTTGTTCACTTAAACGTGCAAACTCTTCACATGAGTGTAACCCCTGCTTTGGATTGTTAGGACCAATGTCAAATCCACAATTCAGGTATCCAGTTTCAATAATACTTTTccctaaaaaaaaccaaaaatatttaaactgtTTACCAAACCAACGGTAAGTTTATTCTTGATGAGATGACTTGAAATCTCCTATCAGATGGTGGAGTTTaactgtttaaataattttttgtatAGATATTTGTATGTTTAAAGACTTTAGGATATGTattttaatcaactttttaaGTTAAAACTCTAATAGAAATATGTATCAACATTAACCATTATAATCACCCAGAACACATAACGATATACTTGTGTTACACGACAAAAGTGCATGAAGATACCTTACACATACAAAACAAACCACAATTACAACGCTTACCTCTGATGTGTTCCCAATAACAATAAGATGATGAAATACCAACTCTGTAATCGTTGATATAATATGGAAATGGATATTTATCCGACGAAGGACCAGGAAAGCTCGTTTGCCAATTGATAGACAATGCATTACCGTCAACTGATGAATAGCTGTATGTAGGTGGCGCAGCTGAATACACGCAAGGTATGTCAATGGAAGATATTCCATTAAGTTGTAGAGATATTGAACAACTTATATCTTTTGGTGGCACAGTCACTGTAATAAACGACAGTATGTCAATATCGTTTAAAGGTTAACATGACGATTAAAGTGTTTGCAGTACAtcatgtgtttaaaaaaaagtataaagtcGAGCCTCTCTCGACGTTTCGGTTGCTTGCTAAAAACATCTGttttcaaaacaattattaacaataatattttgctAAATAAGCGAACATTAACAATGTCATTATCAATTGATCTCAGCAACCACAGCAAAATATTACTAACTTTACATTCTTTTTTCCTAAACTtatcgaattttaaaaatacaaatagcaTAACTCACTATTCATGCAATTATCACCGTCATCAAACTCGATGTCACATGAACATATATCTGATGTGAGTCCACAAGTACCCGGATAACATGACCTGCTATTGCTTCTCCATGAACATATTTCTGAAAGCATAGACCATATAGTATAGATAGTGCATATCTGGAAATTCAGTTGCTTGctaaaattatttgtattttattaaatgaatGGGGAGATGAAAATAGAATCACACCGTGAAGTGAAGTGAATTTATTCTTATACGATTACTAcataaattaacaatatcacCACGGTTGTTATACTTACAAGAAAGGAAGTAAAGTAATgttgtattatatataataaatgttccATTTATGACTTGTGTAATCTATTTGATTCTCACgtagacgtaacgcaaggacgtaagtaATTCGGCCAATAACGACGCAATGGCTCATCCGAACTATCGCGTCAACAAATTCGTATTTTTGTgatgcttttttttaaacaaatcgATGCGCTTTCATATTAGAATATTCCAGCAATAGTATTTTCAGAACTTACTAATGCATTCCCCTTTAATCAGTTGATAAGCTTTGATTTCCATATTTATGTAATACATACATCTTGTGCAGAATGAATCTAAGTGTGTTGAACAATCTACAATTTGGCAATTATCAATATCTGTTGTACAATCTGGAAAttaagtattataataatagaagTATTTTAATTCATggcttaattaaaaaattattaatttcatgcATATTCCATGCAACATTAAGTTACATAAAGTTATTACTGTACTATACCTATGTATAATATAAAAGGTACAGGGGTGGTGGTAACACTTACGGTTTCAAAgggttattgttttatttttaaagaaagaaaatgtttattcgaataatatatagaataagtaggcctatgtataaacATTGTATTACGTATACTATTTGAGATAGGCATAGGTATTGAAAAATTGAATATCTTTACTGTATTGACATGTTGGTCCATGGTATCCCTTGTAGCATTCACAGTGATTAGGCTCGTCACATTTTCCGTTGATGCAATCAAACTCACATATTGCTAAAATTATATGAACCTGTTaaatcatcattgtcattttgtttcATTGTatttaaatccattttttttaaaacctacACTCACAATTATACTTCTAATCTCTTTTAAAACCCGATCTTATACTCTGGATAGGActcaaataaatattgaattttttaATTCCTGCCTATACCAACGTATAAAGTTAAACCCATAATTTAATACCGTTTGGTTGATCGTAATTAACGAGGGAAGAATGTATACAAGTTACTATGCTTACTATATTCTTACAATCTCAACAACACTTACGTTCGGTACACTCGTTGCTACCAGGAAGTGATGTATACCCACTGCAGCAACGATATGTATTTGAATAAACGGTTCTATACAAAATGACCGTTCGATATGATgttctatatttaaaaaaaaaaaaaaaaaaaacaccaaacaaACATATTACCATGTAAGTATACATTAATTTGTTATATTGCCTGGCATGGTCGCAATAGGGTTTAGTAGTAAATCATTTCCAAAGAATCAGAAAATTAAAAGACCTTCATTTACTACGTATATAGGCCCTATAAAGAGTTGCGTTGTTAAATTCTAATAACCTGTGTTTATGAAATCATGTTTGAAGGTCTGTATGGAGACGCGCGTGGCAATCTTTACCATACCCATCAGGAGATATAATTATTGCTCCTAACAATACTTCATCCGGATTGTTGACCATTTTGAGTGTTGTGAAAAATAGCATTTGTTAAACAGTATAATATGCCATTAGAATTACTTACCGGTAACGAGTTGAACTACATCTGTCCCAATCAAAAATACCACACATGGTGGATGTTGTGTAACTTGAAGAGTATTCTCGTGAACTGATGTACGTTTGTAACGAAGGCCTCACCAGAAAGGTACATACGTTTCTCCTTGTGTTTTACatataatatgcaataaatacaacattaatggTACTAAAAGCATTTTTTTAAGGGAGTCTAAACAACTATATCTAATTACAACGGTAATAAGTTACAATAGGAATTAGTTTACTTAAtccaaaacaacattttaatttttaatagacAAGATATTTTAGAAAATTAAGGAAAAATAAGGAAAATAAGGAATAATATTACAGTTTAATGACTTACCCGTTTGGATCCAGAGAATGCACATACCTCAAAAACAATACACTGACAAAAACTACGCCAAAAAGCTTATGGAATGTCATTCTGTAAAATATTTAGTTCCatacactattattataatatatatatttccattttaaatcaaattaaaacagttCTTCTAATCTTTTATTAAGACAGCTAGATGAAGCCTTTTACGTTTTCTTTGATCATGGTTTGGTTTTGAAATAGGGGACCATGGCCTATACATAGAAAATTATAGGTGCCGAAGTGAAATTAGTGCCCTATATTTTAGACTACTGTACAATTAGCAACATTTAGTGTGACCCGGGTCCGCCTATGAGCTCATGGTTTCCTCTTATAGGGCGGTTTTGCCGAATTTCTAGTCAATTCTTCTACTACAGTTGTTTAGTTTTATCGTGTGAAAACTATAGAACCATTAAGTCAATTCGATTAATCTTTTTAGAGTTTAACATAGTTTAAACGTTTAATTTcgtttctattttatttttattattatttcaaatttacaGCAACAAGAGGTTAGAGTTCACACGTTAGTTTAAGCATTCAGTCCATGGTTTACTCTTATGGAGTTTTGCcgaatgtcaaataaataacgGAACACAGCTATAAAAAGGAACTAACTGACGAAAGAGTAAACAGAAGatactaggcctataaacaaAAGTTAATACAACGTGTAAAATATACGTTTAAATAAACGCAATGCCAACTAACCACAAAGTATCGGAAGAGCAAATTAATATACTATTTTCAAATGGAGAACCAAATAAACTTACTTGTTATCAAATTTCAACAACGTACGaggaaataaaatgtaaacGATCTGCCGTGGTTGCACAAgcatattaataatactataggcctaataacaatGAACACAAACACATTGTGTTCAGTTCGACAAACGTATTGAAAATACAACTTAAAGGCATAAACGATACAAAAGTTGGAacaattgtttttgttgttacAAAATATGACGAATTTCCCTTTTATTACTGTAGGATCACCAACCTTTTCATAATTTAACATGCGTGGACAGTACATAACAACCATAACACATTAGGCAATCTTCATCATTACTAAAATAGGCAGAGATTGCTGGGGTTAGGGTGGCACGGTATAAAAAAGACCAAAATATTGAATCATCTTCGTGAAGGAGTTCTGGGAGGATTAATGGAGTAACGTAATCATACTCggaatgttttaaattatatttgaaaacGGCGTCATAGGGTAATTGTTGGGAGTAACTGGATACTTCAACATGTCCGGAATTTGTACGGAGAAGGTTTTTATTTACTGGAGTTGATATAAAACGTAATAAGAAAGCATTTGAAACAATTCTAGATATTTGAAGTAATAAATTCCTTTTTTATAGAATTATTCATTTCgtttaaaacaatattcaataacGGTTTcaatgtattactattattatcttTAGTTCATATTTACACAAAATTAAAATGGTAAcctaattattgtaaatttacatttttatattatctttatGGGACAATAATGACTTTGTACAATCGGCCAATCATACATTACAAACGTCTGATATTGAATAGCTTGACGGTGTTCTACTGTTTATTATCTAAGATTTGTTATCCAATGGTCTTTCATGCAAAAGCGACTCCCGGATATTCAGATCATAACTTtataaaattcgaaaattaaataaataacatgtcACCTCATGTCCTAATATATAACTCTCTCTTCTTTCTTCTCTTAAACAGGGCTATAAATCATTATCGATGAGTTTGACAAGCCTAATACAAACATGACAAGAATTTAATTGAAAAGCACCCTGAATATTTTGTTCAGTTGTTTTTTAGCCCAGTAACGAGCGATAACAGTTTTGATATCACGTAAGTAAACATCTTTAGTAATTTTCATCATTATGCTGTTTAGACGAAAAATAACCAAATGTGGTTGTATAAATGTTGAGAATAATAATAGAACCAAAAAtgcattcttttttatttggacGTTCTAATACGATGAAGCAAAAAAAAATCACCTAACCAGAAAACGTGGCTATTGATTACTGTGCTTTATTTAGTTGGGTTTACtgaaaattatgtataaaagcCCTACGATGATTTTTTCTCAATCTTGGTTTTCTAAACAATCATAACGTTTAGCTTGAAAACTAAGTTATCTTAGTTTTTATATCTCAGttatctataggcctacagctgTTTTAGTTGTGTAAATGTAGAATTTAGTTTATTCATctcaataataatgataacttataataactttatttattataaacctTCGAAATCAACGAATGTAGTGTAAAATAATCTTATCGAACGGTTggttgttttaaataatttgaaattcaTATAGGCTAAAAACTAtttaaatagttatttaaaaatatcatgcATATGCAGTAAAATCACGGTAAacgtttaaaaatgaaaattaaaagaTAAACATGTAATAGGATAAAGATGTAATAATGGGTATGTTTAGTTAGCAGCACAATTAACTTATAAATAGCCTatacaaatttgaaaaacaaaatatcagtCTGTATTAATTGTTAGAGATTTTATTCttcttacatttttaataacaaaagCACAAAATATGGAAGAAAAACTTGTCCGACACTGAAAGCTCGTGCATAATGTTTCATGACTGTTGCTCTAGGTAATAGAATGTGGTGTCAGCaccattttcaaattattacaTGACGTGATATAGGAGGATAAGTAATTCTAATACTACTAATTCGTCCTCATCATACGTTACTGTAGAAATTGAGCCACATTATTTgtaaagataaattaaaaagaaattactatgatattttacagtacttattgttaaatacagtagaatTACTGTAGAAATAATTACAGTAACATCCTAAAAACtaaagttaaagatgtattgtcccccctaAAAAAAATtccaacaacatttttttttttaatataccattttaatttcacataatagttggataaaaaaaaattatttacctgaaaaactgtaatttaaagaaaaaaatcgtcaaattggctgccagccaatggatttttggttgaatttaaccatttattttgtcgttttataagtgaaaacattatttttttcattttttttctatgtaagtgattaacgttattaaaactacaaaataacctattcaaagtctgatttaattaatcttcatttttcatgttttggggggacaatacatctttaagtctaACAATGTATTTGTGAGGTGGATATgggagaatattttcatgaatTAGAAGATTGACTGTATTCAACTGAGTCTAATAAGAGTCGTtgaaaaatcttttttttgtattgtaggCATAATATACCTACTGAGTAAGTCTAATCGCTTATTCTATTATTCCGCCGTTTCAATATTGATTCGAATTTCTAGGCCATCATGCAAAAAAGCAACCCTGTGTGAAAGTGTTTCGGTCGTGCATTCTTCATCTTACTCGCATCGCACAAATCTCAAATATGTACAAAAAGCACTCGAAGGTCCTATAACTGTTAAAATGGAAGGAAATAACCCACGGCACGTgataaaaaatcaatcaatcaaatgacaagggTACACTTAAGTGTGTTAAGCAGGCATTATTAATCAAAACAATTAACAATtccaaaacattttaatttattgtggcctataataaattaaaacgacTTATGATGCTTTATACATCCGGTCTTTTACcatgaaatttaaattacaatatcaAATATTAGTATAAGCATGCGAACATGTGTTGAATTATCGttacataaatacaatttatcTATTCTATTATCAAGTTTACGAGACAAAGGTCGTATATTCTCTTTACAcggaaaaaataatgtatttaaacaaCCTAGTAATGCATTTATAATGGTAAGCAAAGAACACCAGAATTGTAATAAATGTGAATCTTGTCAATaatacactaaaaaaaaaactattgaaTTGGTTGTTATAAAAGATTATTAGAGCACTTGACGTTATACAATGTTTACACTATATATGCAGCAGCAATAGTActtgtgtactgtatttacaaTACCTCctggaatattaaaaaaacagaaaacaaacaataacataattgttTATTCCAATAAAAACCTATTCTCTAtgatttattcatttcatttatcatTTCTAAGAAACATTTGGAGTTTATTTCTAGCAATTATATGTATCTAAAGTGAAAATTGATGAAATGAGTaaaagctttttaaaaatgaatttgttatTGACATTATTTCAAATCATCATATGatttgtttaagtttttggTTTTGCAATTTTTGGGGTTAAAGTTTTGtgatttaggcctatacctGTACCTACTTTCAAAGACTTTATCTTTTGTTCTCAATCAGTACATACCGGTAGTTAATATCCAGATAAATTgtaactttgttttttttttatcaatttacaGTCTGACAAAAATCTGAAGTATTACAATGATGCGTCACACACTCGCATTGTTCATacttgtattttgtataatattgtcCGTCCGTGCGCTGAATCCTAATGGGTAAGTCATGGTTTCCATTCAACCAAAGAATATCAGAAGAATGAGCAATCCGCAATCCTCGAATTAATCGTCCTCAGCGTAAAGTGGAGACGGTAGTATGACTTATCTACATTTCGGAATATGCATCGCCAGCTACCTAACGGATTGCAcattattttgataatatatacccgattctgctactgtcaatAGGTATGTATCTGTATAACTATCAGCAAGTGTATGCTGCCTgcataaatgctgtacttttaacataCATATATTATAGAGTATAGAGTATAAActcattgtaaattgtc contains:
- the LOC140052485 gene encoding uncharacterized protein, with amino-acid sequence MTFHKLFGVVFVSVLFLRYVHSLDPNGRNVCTFLVRPSLQTYISSREYSSSYTTSTMCGIFDWDRCSSTRYRTSYRTVILYRTVYSNTYRCCSGYTSLPGSNECTEPICEFDCINGKCDEPNHCECYKGYHGPTCQYNCTTDIDNCQIVDCSTHLDSFCTRCMYYINMEIKAYQLIKGECIKICSWRSNSRSCYPGTCGLTSDICSCDIEFDDGDNCMNMTVPPKDISCSISLQLNGISSIDIPCVYSAAPPTYSYSSVDGNALSINWQTSFPGPSSDKYPFPYYINDYRVGISSSYCYWEHIRGKSIIETGYLNCGFDIGPNNPKQGLHSCEEFARLSEQLQHDDSDSNISADFSLFFSANATNGGYIERKNYDFSNTGNETTDREYYQGQSITMYVNVKIDTEPPTHCSVQGVVPCVGNALDVGEPYTRLNEVDIRWTSWVDYISGLRPRPSYNCRIYKMAARNDILIPDNEFGPLKYRQSGDEYQVTFTPLPSPGVYCIILTVNDVAGNVRNARRCIIYDNQSEITTVEDKPIYLTISGKRFNNNSDVSVKAYENVTLSWNGHFINQLHVDQNLLLAIISDDDVTFQEAYDSEAHPAGRPLSAIGNANGIIKFEFGLLKNSIEGETFESVKPEWRVLKTHEETVNIYFKDEEDSGTYQIWVQATDVIGNTKIDFALVHIDVTNEKSSSSSSSSSSYNHVVYAGVGLLIFIMAACLLVVFYCQKKKHRGFKKKTAVRNSKQNNRNMYVDSMNLDNTYQSPETSFPNNTVVQKVNCVSQEESYQELITSDRAGEVNQGFNTFEDDLDDGSYIDLEEENNSEKAPVRRVRIDDTYLTVATPEKDNSDDDSNLYLELLDAPTEQDTRAGGDDDTYTTLASTDEGKSNDYSCLNLESDGPAERVDDNTYQDLSSLKKHNSNDYSCLNWESDGTAKGVDDDTYQALALPKNDNSNYRCLNLDVSPPTEQDTRRARVDDDAYQSVRSPEKDDINDYSRLNLEVTPPAEQDTQHTRVNDDTYQSVQSPEGDDSNYYSCPNAEVNVPVEQETSTCVDDDQTLASTKKGNSNEYNHLNFSQVNVVEDDTYQTITSRRH